The sequence below is a genomic window from Humulus lupulus chromosome 3, drHumLupu1.1, whole genome shotgun sequence.
GTAGCATCAACTGAATATTGTTCAAACATTCTATCATTAATAGAATGCATTTTGATCCAGTTGTGGATAGTGCAACATGCTATTGGTATTCGACGTTGCTTTCCAAGCAAGTATGGAGGCATTGACTTCAAAATGGGAAACCTGGCTTTAAGAAGTCCAAAACAACGTTCAATCACATTGCGCAATGATGAGTGCCTATAATTGAATAACTCCATCGCACCTCTAGGATGGTTCCCTCTTCCTCTAAAGCGACGCAAGTGATAACGTTCACCACGATATGGTGCTAGAAACCCAGGCATATTTGGATAGCCAGAATCAACAACATAGTATTTACCTATATTAAAATCACTTATTATGAACAAGGGAATGTGAAAGAAAATTATAATGCATCAAGACAAGTGTAATTTAAGACCTGGTGGTGGCATGGGAAAGTTATCGTCTTTTCTAATTGCATCAAGAAGCACTCGAGAGTCATTGGCTGTTCCTTCCCTTCCAGCGTAGACATAAGTAAACATCATATTAAAGGAGCATGCAGCCATTACATTTTGTGTTACATCTACTTTTCTTCCTCAATATGCAAGTTGTTTTAGAGCTGGTGCAACTGCACTTACATGAGTACCATCAATTGCTCCAACACAATCCTACATAATAAATCAGATATATCATTACCAActtcaattaaattcatatgaattataacaaattttttattaaaattaataaataaaatttacctTAAACCATGGGAAATACTTcgaattattttgaatttctgcTTGCACAGTATTAAAGTGAAGAGGCCTTATTACTTCATTTCCTAAATAACACAATGCATCTAGCACTCTGCCAAACTGACGACAAACAGTTTCTACCGAATGTTGATATCTTTCGGCCACAGTCCTAACTCGTTGGTTGTGTGTTACTATCCATAGAAACATGACAACAGCTTCTTCAACACTAATTACCTTGTCATGTTCTATGACTTCCATTTCAACTAATCGACGACATAAAGATCTAAAAGTATTAACGTCCATTCTAATTGTGTAAAACAATCTATCAGGATGTCCATTTAGCAGCTCAAGTAAATATTGACGTCCAGACATATTTGAAGTGCGTAGTGGTCGTCTAATCTGTTGAGATTTTTGCATCTCATGTATTCGATTAGCCATGAGAACTTGACCAATTAATTCCTCGCTTGATGAAGACGAAGTATCACCAAATAATATTTCAAACTCCTCATCCGAATCATCCATCTTAGGTACCTAATTATGACAATAATAAAAGTTCAATCACGACAATAAACACCAAGTCAAGTTCATTACACATTATCTAAGATAAAGTCATAACAGACAAAGTTCATGGTTTGGTAGTTCATAACAGacaaagtcataataaataaacaatattaaatcACTCCAACAATGAATCAAGATAAGCACGTCGACGCTCCTCATTCATTCTCATGAATATTCCGTGCCATTCTGGGGTTGCTACAAACTCATGCAACGCTTTGAGGTATATTTTGTTATCCAGATCTGGAATACCATCAAGAATGCTTTGACAATCTTCCACATTGTAAGAATTAGTGACATTGCTGGTTTCCTCACTAATTCTTTTTTCTCTCGATTCATAATACTTACGCATAGTCTCACTCTGTGTTAATGATGCCTCAGTCTTAGCAGAAATACTTTTTGCAAGTTCTCCCATCACTTGGTCGAAGGCAGAATTAGCCCCTttgttctttttctcttttggttTTGGTGCATCTGGTGGAGCAGAAGTAGCTCGACGACATACACCAgtaacttcttcttcctctccaTAATTATCACCATCAAATTCAAGATCAATATCAACATGTGCTCCAGTGCCAACAAAATGACGCTCTTGTTGGCGTTCCTCAACTGAAGAAGGCGGAAGTTGAGTGGATGCATAACTCATACCACCAGTGGCTGTTGTATTATTGAATATTTCTCCAAGCATCTCATAATGTTGCAATCCTTTTTTTCGAAATCTCTTAGCATTTGGATATTTCTACAAAAATCCAAAAACACACAACATTACTAcataacatgaatttagaataATCAAGTAATCAACAACACAATTATAGTATAAGTCTATTACCTTTAGATAAGTGTCCCATACTTCATCACTTGCTGTAACAGTTTTTGTTTGAGTATCCCATCCCATACCAGTTTGTTCCAAAAGATGAGAAAATTCTCGATGTGCCTTTCTCAACCGATTGAAATTGGATTTCAATTGAGGCGTTTTATATCTCtttccaaaagaattaaatatgtcattttctaTTTTTAGCCATCCTTTTTTGTCCAAGGTTGTTGTTTGTAATCCTTTTTTAGCCTCTTCATACAAAAGACCAATATAATGTGATTCAATAGCCTCAGGCCAAGAAGCATGATCGTCAATGTCTACATTCTTCGCATCCATCTAATCATAATTTTAACTATCACAATCTATGTCTTCATAAATAATGCTTCTTTTAAATTTAGTAGCTCACGTTTTCAAAATCAAACATTCAAATCAAAGAATTCCAAGATGTAAAGAAAGTAGAGAGAGTGAGAAAAAGAGCTCACCTCAGATGTTGCAGATTGAGAGCAAATGGACTGTAATGGTGTGATGGTGGTGTGGTCGGCTGCTACTTCAAACAAAAGATGATGAGTATTTAATCAGGGACTCAGGACTCGGAACAACTTTTCATTACTTTCTCTTCATTTtagattttttcttcttctcataaTTGTTGGATATGGTTTACTTAAAAAAAAAGATCTTATGAGAATTACCCAATATTATGAATGTAATTCAGTATGTTAATTACAAGTTTTATTTGCTGCATCTAGCAAATTTGGTCAAGACCCATAAATTTGTTCactgcaacaaaaaaaaaacacaataaatgCATTCCTAAATACCCAGACAAGATTATCTAATCACACCAAGTTACTCACAAATTATAATCTCACAAAAGCTAGAGCAGCCATTAGAGAAGAGAACTCACACCCTTAATTTTAAGAAATCAAAACTGAACACTGAAGATAATGACATTCCAATTTTACAAGAAAGCAACCATTGAAGGACTCAAAATTAATTTCTGAAAAACTTCTTACTCTAGAATTGCAACTGAATAAAAATCCTATTCCTAAGATGCTTATTTGGTGAAAGCCCACAATAAAAACCAAGATTGCCAAATCAGAATTAAAGGCAAGAGAGAGCTTTTAGACTTGCATTTAAAAATTTCACCTGATTGTCAAATTTGACCAAATAAGAGCACAAACCATAATTCAAGTCCATTAACCAAATATGCAACCAAGAGAATTGAATAAAGATATGGAAATATAAAAATAGAatcaaacaatattatatatattgctTCTGATTCTCTTTTGCGTGTATAATGACtcctttattattttttagtttcttGAAACGTCTCAACATTTGCAATAAGCAGTTGTAAATTCTCTCATTTTCTGTCATCAAGATCTCTGTTCACACAGTTGTAAAGTTAAGTCTCTACTGCCATTGTAATCTCCAAAGGTAGTTGTTCAATTTTCTGCAATTTATCTATGAAGTTTTCTTGTTTTGTGACTGTTCTTGTTCGGTAATAGTTTGATCACCACAAAGTGTatgattataaatattttttttcttcaaaaaaaagaagagaagaatgTTTTAACTGAGAATTAAGATACGCACATATGTATACAAAAATGGTGAAGAAAACTTTATTCAACTGATTATTAAACATTAAGCCTACAATGAAATGAAAGACTTTCAGCATGAGAAAATTAGAGAAAAGTATAGaatcaaaagaaacaaaaaagcaTTAGAGCTTTTGGATTAAAGTGTAACATTAAAATTACTCAAGTTGATATTGAGCCATAGTGATTTAAAGCATATAAGGGTCAAATAATCAGTTCATTAGATAAAAtttgcataaaaaaaattcaattcagTTCAGTTTGAAAACTCTTAAGAGAGATAAGGACTACTGCAACACTCAAAGAAAATTGAGATCTCTCATCCAAATATGAAATAATCATACTTGACTTTCCACAAGTACAGGAAAGTAGACATCAGGAGAAACCATAAGATGGAAAATAATATGCAGCAGCTGAATTTGaaacacttgaaaaaaaaaaccaatgcaagcactaaatacaaataaatatatgaaCCATGCAATAAGTGGCCAAGTAACATGCACTATGTACTTTGCGATATACACTTCTAGTTTATGGTTCAATAAAATGAGAGATATAAAAATATGAGTATATTAAATCATGACCATTTTCTAAAGCACAAGAAAACTCTGTCGAGAAGAACATAATAACAGAGTAAAGAATTGCCTTTAGCTGCAATATCCACACAAGTTATCAAGTTAATGAACCTAACATTATTTAGTTAATAATACTGCATATCTTGATAGAGATCACATCACTCTACATCAATGGGTagaacattatatatatataaatatgtgagAGCAAATCAAAATAAATGATACCATATCTGTGACTACAAAATACAGACAACTTGGATTGGAAAATGGTTCAACTAAAGTGACCTAAATTGCTAGTTTCTAATGAAAACCCCAAAAATATCTAACACTTAAAAcctttaaaaattaatattaaaaaaatgctAATGGTGGAACACGAAAGAAAAAGATGTGAAGGATATCAAATGCATATGCTCAATTAGATGCATAGGaaacaaataaaattaccaaaaaacCCTAAAAAAGTTCTACGAAGTTATCAACAATCATCTCAATCTTTTGTTGtctttattttatatatgtaaGGCAAAAGACTTTTACAGCTAGCATATACTGGGTACAAAAGAGATctcatcaaaacaacaaacaCACATTTCTCTGTATATATTTACTggtattaatgaaaaaaataaggAGATTTACCGTAATTAATCAGAAATTGAAGACTTGTAAGTGATGATGAGTGTCTGAATGTGACATTGAACaaggatgatgaagaagaagaagaagaagaaggaggtaaagatgatgaagaagaaagaaagtaGAACAGAAAAAGATAAAGGGAAGAAAAAAACTAGGGTGAAAATATGTTATTAGGTTTTTGGATAAAATGCTTAGAAAACGATAAATAATCGTTTTCAATTTGCTagggtaaaatttgaattatttttaaaaacactTTTTGAAACACAAGCAACCAATCAGTGGTTTTTGTGGGCCTCATGTATTTTGTGTTTTCAAAATGATAAAATAGTTTTCAAATTTGAAACCAATCAGACCCTAATGGATCCAaatatttaaagattgtttaaataattttttttaaatctctgggCTCACCATCTCGTGCTTTCCACTGCgcatatggtaaaccagttaccaacaagtTGAGGGGATTAAACTCATTGATTGGAGCTTATTACAATAAAATTCCTTTAATGAGTTCATATTACACATAAATCAAGGTTCTTTTCCCATAAGATAGGCTTTTGGGCCCCATTGGTCATTCAATGGGCCCACTACGAGGTTAACAAGCCCACAACCTTATTAGAAAAGGTGATTTATGGTATTGTCAGAGGGTAATCGTAACGTCCTACTAATTGAGGACTGTTATACTGTgtaattaaaatagtgcttaactcgctaaatgagtcatttagacttaaaacgtgtaattgaaactaacaccAGGTTTAGGTACTACAAATTTCAGACAAAtagtaaccatttcattaaaaagggtttaggtatttacacgggatcccaaaaaacaagTTTAAATTGTTACAGATCCAATGAATACAAAAAGTCAGCCTACGCGGAAAAATCAaagtccaaccctagttccaacagataccctcgaccgtggcggtcgagcaagccgcatatgtacactctgcccctgaagctctccaactcatggctagtccaacttttcctttcctttacctgcaccatatagcacccgtgagctgactCAACATGAAAACATAATCATGTTTATAAGCAGTTAACCAATAGATTATAGAATCATAGTTAACATGCCTAGCAGTAGTAACCATACTCATGCATATATTTAATCTACGTAAGCGACTATAGAGTTATATTGGGGGCCCATTTCCCTATTTCCATCAAACTAGCCTTAGGACTAGCCCAACGCATCTTGCACTTTATTTTTCTAGGCAACCATAGGGTTGTTCAAGCGTATATCACACTTCTAGGTTAGCTTAACCACATCGACTTGTGTTCAACACGCTATTTCCTccctcgactgataagtcgaacttttcaaccatatataacagataaaccctcgacttataagccgagctttttaATCGGATACAATAGATAAACCCTTGatttataagccgagcttttcaaTAAGATATAATCGataaacccttgacttataagccgagcttttcaatcagatataatAGATAATCAATCATCACTTAGCACAAGTATGCACAACGCAATCAACATGTTCACTAGAACCTTCTAAGGAAGGTTATAGCCATGTTTGATAACTGGAGCTCGAGCCCTAACCATAgtctaggtgcagttttcttacctcaggtcgtGAGTAAATTGCGTATGACGACCTTGAGTGcgatcctttcctcccgagcctaaaAGTTCACCCTAGTCAtaactgtaacaccctggataaccaagacggttatactgtgtgtttaaatagtgttaaactctctaaacgagtcatttggccataaacgtgtaactaaacatggTTAACGACCGTTAAAAATATTGGATGAAAGGAAAAATCATTTTATTAATACGttaagttcatacatgggatcccaaaataaacatttacaaagttttttacagttccaaaatgtaattacaactcaaaagttacaaatagccgacctaagcggaaaaatagggttggaacctagttcctctgagaaaacccagccgtggtggtcgagcagctgcatatgtacacgttgccactgaagctctctaactcatggctggtctagcttcctttttcccttacctgcaccacatagcacccgtgagccaatgctcaacaagaaaacttaaacatgctcataagcggTTAATAACATATcacagaatcataataagcatgcctagcagtaataaccccactcatgcatgcattctatttagATAAGTGACTGTAGCATCACACCAGGACCCGTTGCCCTAATAAATGATTAATGAGTCATACCAGGGcctagccctaggatatgggactaataagtcaccccggagcccattgccctatcctctgtataaccagccttagagctggcccagcgtacttgacgcttaattttccacgaccattgggtcggacaagcatatTAGGCCTAACCacaacgaccagcgctcagcgcgctattgccgcccttgacttataagtcaatgcttttctcaatcaAATGCAAATGGGCATACATTATATagcaaatatccagatacagagcattcaacatgtttaatcaaataatcacaagcataatcataatcatgcacatttacaggggcccaagccTTAATCAAGTTTATATTTAtcaactgggccaagccctaatcacgtacatcacatattgggtgcagttttcttacctttggtctgagTGTGAGAAATTAGGCAAGCAAGCACGACTCCCGAGAACGATCCTCTCCCGAGTCCTAgaagtaacctagtcacaacccacaaataaTGTTCtcattaccatttgattccataatTGAACCCTGGGactaatcccgtgctctcgggacctccaattcccccacacggggtggtgaaatcatcccccgagcccctgagcCTATGCCCTAAAGTTACAAAATTAaggcccctgaaaatggcctagtgcCGCAGCACGACCTAACAGGCGCCACAACACCCAACTAGGGCCACCTTGCCCTGGACTGCCCCAACACCGCGACTCGGAAAAACAGCGCTGCGGCGCCCTTACGTGAACCCAAAAAAATATGGGTTTTTCCACCTTTTTCTCTGAGCCACAACTCCCAAAATCTCACCCCCAAACTTGCAGGAAGGTCctaaatgagtctaaaactctAACCAACACATCATGAGCAATATAAACACCTCAAAAACCAATCCAAAGCTTAAAACTTGGCTAAAACTTAAGCCACAGTAGGAATTCAACAAAAAACACAGAGCATAACCTTACCTTAAAGAAGAATCACGACACTTATGCTGTTCCACTTCAATCCTAGCTCCAATCCCCCTTCATTCCCAGCCTTTTCCTCAAATAAACAAAGTCCTCCAAaggtatgagagagagagagagatagctGAGGTGGGAGATATGTTTTGTTTCCTTCCCCTGAAGCAaactagtgactaagtcactacaaCTTGGCAAAAGACCAAGCTACCCCTAGCCaaatgcccccaagggcaaatcCATCTTTTGCCACTTttcctcgttaatcataattaacgtcctatAAATTCCCGTTATCTCCAATATcttcaaataatcactaaataatttcccattacccgataaacacCGGTagtgtactaaattaccaaaatcccctaggctcaccccgagccgggtatttgaccttgTTATGACTAAcctactaacttgctccctaggaccgcctcgtgccaaataacccaattatatccacataataatgttgtctcaacatataacgcatatatatatattcaaatatgtcatcaatgggccaaaattacaaaaatttccttctaataggaagcgggcccacatgcatgcttaatacacctaaaaactactaagacatactactatcttttggatatattcataaaataatagaactttatcatagaaaatccaaaatacgagatttcattgttattacataaaatcatacagaaatacaaaacctttaattaaatgttcaaatgctaaatgcggaaatcatacatacataaataaaagactcaaatgtcaacgtcatcctcaatcgatTCCATCGGTCCATTTctttagtcctctcccaatatATATGCCAAAGCCATCTAggatctgtcccgccttccatgttcaattacttgcaccatctaaataaaaaggaatgagcctaatgcccagtaagaaaAAACTattaaagcataacataaaacataagatgtaaaaaaataaaacataaatcataagactacaCATTAAcagccattaactcattaccgtagtatatGAAAGaaatcatctaggtcctcttgctactatttagaggtaggtttataCACAattatagtctacgataatgataaaaatgttaggatttgcttatttgctatctaagcaactatatttcccaagcgactaaaaacataaaaacaacatacatacatacacattgcatataaacataatcataacatataaagtctaacttattttccttaccttgagtgcggagtaaaaaagaaagagaagagattgcttgctatagaaaacgtccaatcaaccttaaatacaacataagatatttatattagagccttataataaaactatactttcaagaattttctaaacctcataaaatcataccttcaacctagaaccaaaatgatgaaatcccgagtcttctctctaatgtctatctccaacaacatcaccatgagtttggatacttgggtagattttggctatatattggcttgatggggttcaatattttggctataatagggtttagaaaggcaatagtgttcaaggcaaaataaagaaaatagaagaaaaatatcccgagcactataaggactagtgtttcggctatgactatgtagagtgtttatggaAAAATATTGGGACTATGGATTTTTTATATGAGAGGTTTTTGAGAGCTTTTGGGTGTGAGAAAATGGTGAAGGgcaagtctctatttataggcttcgaaccctaactcccttccttgattttctccacactattcaacttaaattttaaaaatcaaaccttccctccactatatggttttggccaacctagtcttactcccttcttgttgctacatcatctcTAAGTATGCCACATACCATCTGtttcaaactttagtcaaagtccaaactactatcctatatctcgtaactctggacCCTTTTGTAGTAAAATTAATGTAACTAGAGCTGTAAAAGTCTGATTTAGGCCATTTTTATACCGTTGaatagctaattaaattatctacaatttttagaaatactatttttccaaaattgTAATATAAATAAGTCAAAACTAGGTCCGAAGTTACATCActctaaagttacgaaaacttcatttacttatctaacttttagttcaaccatcacactactatctctacttagttatttgactacttaaattaaatattttaaatccccatttattaactcttcttgacacatagtcacttaattcaaatagatctaatcttgcctatctttaaaatttaaaaagagtcaAATCCTTCCTGTTTTTTAGCCAAAcctaagactaagctattttggttttcattttaattctaatacttggacttagtttaatgtcacatgttcacttcttaatacatcaaatagcatgtgcatttaatacttaataaaactatacactaatttaatcatatgctaaaataattataattacccaaattataattatttctaagtcattaaatcataacttaaataatttaagcttaaggtaatctttattccacaactcaagtcataaataaatctaacctaagatcatatttgaggagcttataagaaaataataaccttagTTATTACCATCGTTCTCGGGAACAGTGGAGACTTAATTAAACTACTGGATTATCGCTCGAGGCCTCCGTCTTCAGGAAGTGACTGTTGAAAGGCCTCAAGCACTAACACCACTGCGTAGTGGTGCCGCGTGTTGACTCCCTATTGTCTAGGTGGTCAATCGGTAGCATTAAATATGGTGTCTTTTTCATACTCGAGGCGTCTTTCCATTACTTGAGTACGACTGTCACCAACAatctatatttataataatattataaatttgGGCTCAGTAACTATTCaatttccaaaattaacccttaagagaaccaatatttgatccgttaggaaagcttGGATTTCATTCTTGTAAGATCATGTTACCAGCCATTCATATTATTggatctccaaaacaaaagtcactagcctcattaaaCTAGGAGACCTTAACGAGTGGATTAAAAGACCTAATAGACATGAACATTATTTCATGACTACTTAAGATTTATACTGATCTACATATGATTATCCTTTTGatatgaataaaatatttatgGCAAACTATacgtttataaagaaattaattcacatcggtccagtcatttataatcta
It includes:
- the LOC133824085 gene encoding uncharacterized protein LOC133824085, translating into MAACSFNMMFTYVYAGREGTANDSRVLLDAIRKDDNFPMPPPGKYYVVDSGYPNMPGFLAPYRGERYHLRRFRGRGNHPRGAMELFNYRHSSLRNVIERCFGLLKARFPILKSMPPYLLGKQRRIPIACCTIHNWIKMHSINDRMFEQYSVDATPVEDIEGTESQSNTTIENQQEGDEAGISEAPQINFSQAYMAQMENVRDDIAGQMWLNYNNNV
- the LOC133821100 gene encoding uncharacterized protein At2g29880-like, whose translation is MDAKNVDIDDHASWPEAIESHYIGLLYEEAKKGLQTTTLDKKGWLKIENDIFNSFGKRYKTPQLKSNFNRLRKAHREFSHLLEQTGMGWDTQTKTVTASDEVWDTYLKKYPNAKRFRKKGLQHYEMLGEIFNNTTATGGMSYASTQLPPSSVEERQQERHFVGTGAHVDIDLEFDGDNYGEEEEVTGVCRRATSAPPDAPKPKEKKNKGANSAFDQVMGELAKSISAKTEASLTQSETMRKYYESREKRISEETSNVTNSYNVEDCQSILDGIPDLDNKIYLKALHEFVATPEWHGIFMRMNEERRRAYLDSLLE